GTATTTGGTATAACAATAGGTGGGTTCTAAAAATTGATTTCTTGCAAAAAAAAAGTGTTGGTAACTATTGATTTTTAAGGGATATAGTTTTTAGGATTTGAATTTTTAGAACCTCTCAATAAGAATATATAAAATTATATATATCAGCGGATATCAATTTTTTATTGTTTTTGGAGAGTTTGGACGTATCTTACAATTTTCCATCTTTCTTCAATAGATATTTGGGAGGAATGTGCTTTCATTCTTCCTTTTCCATGGGTAATAACGTGAAATATATGACCTTCGGGAGCGTTTTTTACGGCTGCTGAATTATAAGGAGTAACCCCTTTATATACTTTTCCTACTTCTCCATCCCCGAGACCTGTTTCTCCGTGACAGTGTTTACAAAATCTTTCAAAGAGTTGTTTGCCTTGAGAAAGGATTATTTCTGTTGAATCCAATGGGTTTTTTATGAATTTTCCTGCATACTGAAGAGAATCTTTTGGAAGTCGGTAGGGGAGGAGTCCTGTTGCATTTCTTTTCACGGTTCCTTCTACTGGTTCCCTCATATTCATCATGGATATGTTGTATGGATTAGAATTAAAGTATTCTGCATATTTTCCATCATGGGAAGTGAGCCATCTACCTGCTTCTGGGTCTTTTATTTGTGTGAGAGGTTCATAAGCTACAGAATGATACATATTAGGTGCGTATTCTCTTCCAGGATAGTTATCTTTTGCTTTGCATCCCAACATTAATAAAAATATTGTAGTATAAATATATTTTTTTTTCATGATATTATTTTATTAAGATATTATTTTTTCATTTACTTCGGATGCTCCACTAGATTTTAGAAGAATCCTTACTTCGCTTGCGGAGTGTTTATTTTTAGATAACTCAATTGCTACTATGTGCTTGTCGTCCGTACTCCTTATATCAAACATTCTCGGTTTTCCCCAGGGTTTGAGATTACTGATGACTAAAAAAGTTCCTACCATTCCAAACGCTGCTAATAGTACAGTGAGTTCAAAAGTCACGGGTATAAAAGATGGGAATGGTAAGAAGTCCTTTCCTCCTATAATCATAGGCCAATCTACTGCCATCATACCTATTTGCATGGTGAGAGCGAGGGTCGTTCCTGTTATACCAAATAAAAATGCTACAATAGGAAGGCGTGATCTTCTATAGCTGAGTGCTTCATCTATTCCATGCACAGGAAAAGGAGAGTACACTTCATATATTTTTATTCCATTATCTCGCAATTTTTTTATTCCGCTCAGCAGTACGTGTTCATTATCAAACACTCCTATTAAAAATTTATTTTCAGAATTCATTTGTGTTTTATTTTTTTATTTTTTCAGAATCTGTGCTTATTATACTTTTTACTTCTGCCATATTTATTACTGGAAAAAACTTGGCGAAGAGAAAGAAAAATGTAAAAAATACTCCAAAAGAGAATATATAATCTCCTACGTCATACATAGTAGGATAGAACATAGCCCAGCTGGATGGAATATAATCTCTATGAATAGAGGTTACGATGATGACAAATCTTTCAAACCACATTCCTATATTTACTACTATAGAAAGTATAAAAGTAGCTGCGAGGTTTGTGCGTATTTTCTTGAACCAAAAAAGTTGTGGGGATATTACATTACAAGTCATCATAGACCAATACGCCCACCAGTAGGGACCTGTTGCTCTGTTATAAAATGCGTAAAATTCATATTCTACTCCACTATACCATGCCATAAAAAACTCTGTAATATACGCTATTCCTACAATAGATCCTGTTACTATTATAATAATATTCATCAGTTCTATATGCTGAATCGTAATATAATCTTCTAATTTATATACTTTTCGTGTAATGAGTAAAAGAGTGAGAACCATAGCAAAACCTGAGAATATTGCTCCTGCAACAAAGTAAGGAGGAAATATGGTAGTATGCCATCCAGGAATTACAGAAGTTGCAAAATCAAAAGACACTATAGTATGAACAGAAAGAACTAAAGGCGTTGCTAACCCTGCTAATATAAGGCAGATGGATTCATAGCGAGACCATGTTTTCGCAGCTCCATCCCATCCTAAGCTGAGTATGCCATATATTTTTTTAGATGTTTTTGTAGTGGCTCTATCACGTATGCTTGCAAAATCAGGTATAAGCCCTATATACCAAAATACTAATGAAACTGAAAAATAAGTGGATATTGCAAATACATCCCATAAAAGGGGGGAGTTAAAATTTACCCATAGGGATCCAAATGTATTTGGAAGGGGAAATACCCAATAGATGCCTAACCATAATCTTCCCATGTGCAGGAATGGAAATATAGCAGCACAAATAACTGCAAATATGGTCATTGCTTCTGCTGCTCTATTAATGGACATTCTCCATTTTTGGCGAAATAAGAGGAGTATTGCAGAAATGAGCGTTCCCGCATGCCCAATTCCTACCCACCATACAAAGTTTGTTATGTCCCAGGCCCATCCAACAGTTTTATTTAATCCCCATTTTCCTATTCCTTCCCACAGTGTAATAGCTACACAATATGTACCAAATCCCAAAAGAAGCAATGATATACTTAATGCTAAGTACCATAGCTTGGTTGGTTTTTCTTCTACTCGTCTGCATATATCTACTGTAACATCATGTACTGTTTTTCCATTTGTTATCAGCGGTATTCTTATGCTTGATGTTGTTGAGTGCATTATTATTCTATATAGTTATTTAAAATTATGTATTGTTTTTTTTTTAATGAAATGAATGCTTTATATTAATATGTTTCATTATTGCCAAAAATAAATATAATTAGATATTTTTTTATAATCTTATTTATTTTTTTTAATTATGGTTTATATTTTTATTATTTTTGTTTTTTTAGTTGAACTTTTACATATTATATTATAAGAATGGTCTATAAGCTGATATAAAAGTGTATCTGTTACTTCTTTATTAATTTGTATGGTATTCCAATGCTTTTTGTTCATGTGGTACCCTGGGGTAATAGAATTATAGTGTTCTCTTAGCTGTATAGATTTTTCTGGATTGCATTTTAAGTTTATAGAAGGGGTTTGTTCTTCCCATTTTTTCATAGAGGTGAGAGCGAATATCTTTCCTTTCACTTTGAATGCTAAGGTGTCTCGATCAAATGGGAATTCTCCTACGGTTTCTTCTTTTGATATACAGTATTGGTGTAGATCTTCTAATGTCATATTTTTACTTTATAGAGATATGTGGATTATTTTTTTTGTTTTAAAATATTCTTCATAAAAAAAATCAGTTATATCATACGGTATCCATGGGTATTCTACGTGACTCAATTCTTCTTCTATTTCTCCACCCTTGAAACAAAATATTCCATTGGGAATTTCGTGTTTTGGTTGTGTATTTATTTTTTTTTTAACCCATTGGGTTAATGTATGCATATTTGTTACTCCTCTACTCAATACAAAATCCCATTTTCCATTCATATCTTCTGCTCTTATTTGTTGGTATATTATATTTGTTAGTTGCAGTTCTTTTGCTATAGATTCTACAACTTTTATTTTTTTCCCAATAGAATCTATGAGAGTAAATTGTGCTTGAGGGAACATTATTGCAAGAGGAATCCCAGGAAATCCTCCACCTGTTCCGATATCTATTATGTTTGTATTTGGTTTGAAATGTATTATTTTAGCAATACTGAGTGAGTGAAGGATATGATGTGTGTAAATATTATCAATGTCTTTTCGAGATACTACATTTATTTTTGTATTCCATTCTTCATATAATGCGGAAAGTTGGGTAAATAATTGTTTTTGATGGTCGGATATATTTGGAAAATATTGAACAATGATACGAGCATCTTTTATTATCTCCATACAAATATTTTTTTTAAGAATATTGTTAAAAGTAAAATCAGAAGATGTATGCTGTATAATATATCCAAAAATGATATGCTGGATAAGAATCTTTGTTGTCCGCTTTTTTTATTAAATAGTAGAACAAATATTCCCCAGAGAAAAAACCTTATGGGTAAGATGCAGATAAAAAGTAAAGGAATGGAAAGAAAAGATATGGTATCTATGAGAAAAAAAAGTGATATAAAAGAAATATAAAACGCTACTTGAGAAAATTCCCATATATAAATAGAAAACCTACCGTGGGTGTAGTAACTTCTATTGTTTAAATGTATGAGTTTCTGTTTCCAAAAATCTATTAATTTTTTGTAAGGATATGAATAAACAATAGATTCTTTAAAAAATACTCCCGTAGTATTACGAGGAGTTGCCCATTTGTTTACATATATATCATCATACCCTGATGGGTATGTTATGGATTTTTCAAATCCTTTATTTTCTAAAAAAAAGGATTTTCTGTATGCTAAATTTTTTCCGTTAGCCATAAAAGGTCTTTTATTACCCAAACTCCCTATACATTGCATTCCGATTAATGTGGTATCGTATTGTATAATTCTGTTTAAAAGTGTTTTTTCTGTAAAATAAGGAGAATATCCGATGCTAAATTTTATTTCTTTATCATTTTGAAAGGAATTTGCGATAGATTTTAACCAATCCGAATGTGGTATACAATGGGCTTCTGTAAATGCTACTATATCATAGCTCGCAGCTTTTATTCCTAAAGTGAGAGCATATTTTTTGGTAGTAACGTGTGGTGGAATATATGAAATATTTACCACTTTTAGATTTTCGTGCAAGTTTTTTTCATTATTAATAAAAAGCGTAGTTGCTTCGTCACTATTTATATTTACTATTACTACTTCAAAATGAGGGTGATCTTGTCCTAATAATGCGGGTAGTAATACTTTTATTTTTGCTTCTTGATTGTGAATACACACTATTACAGATATTCCTTCGTTGGAATTCGTATGAAGCTGGTACTTATTTTCTTTACTTATTTTTATTATTCCTCTACTCCAATAGATGAGAAGTATGAGTTGGATAAAGAAAAAAAATAAACAGAGAGATAAAACAATTGTAAAGATCATTTTTTATATTTGTATTTCTTTTACTTTTATGGTAGTTCCTTCTTCAGATATGACCTCTATATTTTTTTCTATTTCAATGTATCCTCCCCGGCTTATAGCATCATAAATAATATCATCTATGATTACTTTTCCGCTCGGTTTCAAAATAGTATATGTTTTTCCTACTTTTCCTATCAGTTTCCCTGTAAGGGGGGAGCTGCTAAACCCTGCCTCTCTATCCATGACTTGTGAAAGAGCTACTTTTTGAAAATATTTAGATTTTATTATTTCAGAAGATCCGAAAAAAAACAATATAAGAAATGAAAGAACGGAGATTCCTGTTACTATACAAGCAAGCATAAATGTAT
This window of the Chitinophagaceae bacterium genome carries:
- the rsmG gene encoding 16S rRNA (guanine(527)-N(7))-methyltransferase RsmG, with the translated sequence MEIIKDARIIVQYFPNISDHQKQLFTQLSALYEEWNTKINVVSRKDIDNIYTHHILHSLSIAKIIHFKPNTNIIDIGTGGGFPGIPLAIMFPQAQFTLIDSIGKKIKVVESIAKELQLTNIIYQQIRAEDMNGKWDFVLSRGVTNMHTLTQWVKKKINTQPKHEIPNGIFCFKGGEIEEELSHVEYPWIPYDITDFFYEEYFKTKKIIHISL
- a CDS encoding DUF3341 domain-containing protein produces the protein MNSENKFLIGVFDNEHVLLSGIKKLRDNGIKIYEVYSPFPVHGIDEALSYRRSRLPIVAFLFGITGTTLALTMQIGMMAVDWPMIIGGKDFLPFPSFIPVTFELTVLLAAFGMVGTFLVISNLKPWGKPRMFDIRSTDDKHIVAIELSKNKHSASEVRILLKSSGASEVNEKIIS
- a CDS encoding cytochrome c; protein product: MKKKYIYTTIFLLMLGCKAKDNYPGREYAPNMYHSVAYEPLTQIKDPEAGRWLTSHDGKYAEYFNSNPYNISMMNMREPVEGTVKRNATGLLPYRLPKDSLQYAGKFIKNPLDSTEIILSQGKQLFERFCKHCHGETGLGDGEVGKVYKGVTPYNSAAVKNAPEGHIFHVITHGKGRMKAHSSQISIEERWKIVRYVQTLQKQ
- the nrfD gene encoding polysulfide reductase NrfD — protein: MHSTTSSIRIPLITNGKTVHDVTVDICRRVEEKPTKLWYLALSISLLLLGFGTYCVAITLWEGIGKWGLNKTVGWAWDITNFVWWVGIGHAGTLISAILLLFRQKWRMSINRAAEAMTIFAVICAAIFPFLHMGRLWLGIYWVFPLPNTFGSLWVNFNSPLLWDVFAISTYFSVSLVFWYIGLIPDFASIRDRATTKTSKKIYGILSLGWDGAAKTWSRYESICLILAGLATPLVLSVHTIVSFDFATSVIPGWHTTIFPPYFVAGAIFSGFAMVLTLLLITRKVYKLEDYITIQHIELMNIIIIVTGSIVGIAYITEFFMAWYSGVEYEFYAFYNRATGPYWWAYWSMMTCNVISPQLFWFKKIRTNLAATFILSIVVNIGMWFERFVIIVTSIHRDYIPSSWAMFYPTMYDVGDYIFSFGVFFTFFFLFAKFFPVINMAEVKSIISTDSEKIKK
- a CDS encoding glycosyltransferase, with translation MIFTIVLSLCLFFFFIQLILLIYWSRGIIKISKENKYQLHTNSNEGISVIVCIHNQEAKIKVLLPALLGQDHPHFEVVIVNINSDEATTLFINNEKNLHENLKVVNISYIPPHVTTKKYALTLGIKAASYDIVAFTEAHCIPHSDWLKSIANSFQNDKEIKFSIGYSPYFTEKTLLNRIIQYDTTLIGMQCIGSLGNKRPFMANGKNLAYRKSFFLENKGFEKSITYPSGYDDIYVNKWATPRNTTGVFFKESIVYSYPYKKLIDFWKQKLIHLNNRSYYTHGRFSIYIWEFSQVAFYISFISLFFLIDTISFLSIPLLFICILPIRFFLWGIFVLLFNKKSGQQRFLSSISFLDILYSIHLLILLLTIFLKKIFVWR
- a CDS encoding MmcQ/YjbR family DNA-binding protein codes for the protein MTLEDLHQYCISKEETVGEFPFDRDTLAFKVKGKIFALTSMKKWEEQTPSINLKCNPEKSIQLREHYNSITPGYHMNKKHWNTIQINKEVTDTLLYQLIDHSYNIICKSSTKKTKIIKI